From Curtobacterium sp. MCBA15_012:
CGCGGGACGACCCGATGTACGACAACAAGCCGTGGCACAACTCGATCGGCCGGTACGACGAGATGCACTACGAGCAGTTCGACCTCGAGGTCGCCACCGCTGCGGACGGCAGTCCGACCGTCGACGTCCGGTTCCACGAGGGGAACCCGTACGAGCGCGCCTACCGTGGCATGGCCGACTACTTCCCGCAGGTGATGGGTGCCGTCCACGGGTTCGACGAGCACGGCGACCCGACCATCCCCGACGACCCGTGGTGGCTCGTCCGGTTCGTGTTCACGATGGGCACCCACTTCACCGCCATGCCGCCGTTCCACTTCCTGCCCGAGATCGACGGCACGCTCATCGACTCGCCGCTGAGCCAGCGCCGGCCAGTCGCGATCTACGCGGAGGGGATCAAGTGGTTGAACGCGGCCGTGGAACTGCTCGAGAGGACGAGGACCGAGTTCCTCGGGGTGCCGATGCCGCCGGTGGCGGCCGCGTCGGACGCGGTCGCGTCGGCCGCGTCGGTCTCGCCTGCATCCGCGTCCGTGTCCGTGGACGAGGAGGGCGCGCGATGAACGCCACCGCCGGCCTGGAGCCACGAAACCGGTCCGCAACGCTCGGACCGCTCGGCATCGAGTCGCGTCTCATCGCCACCCCGTGGAGCAGGATCGTCCGCGGCATCGGCCTCGGCCAGCGTCCCCAGCAGTACGACCCGGCGGACGCGGCACGCATCCGCCGGACGTTCGACCTGCTGCGACAGCGGGTCCCCGCCGCGACCGGCTACACGGCGTTCGCGCACCTGCTGTCCGACGTCGTGCTCCGCGCTTGCGACCCGAGCGACCCCGCCGACGACCGGACCCTCGCCGCGGGGTTCACCCGGGCACTCGAGGCCGGGCGGGCAGAGGAGAACGCCTACTACCGCTTGATGGCCGGCTGCATCACGATCGAGGCCGCGGCGAAGTGCGGGCTCTCCCGCCTCGTCGTCGGCCCGGACGCCCTCGTCCGCCCGACACCCGGGTACGCGGACGTCGCCGACGAGGTGCTCGCGATGGTGGACGACATCCGTCCCGACGGGATCGCCGACGAGAACGCCGGACGCCACGGCGACTACGAACGGTTGTCCGCGTCCTCCGCGGCCTTCCTCGCCTTCTGGCACCTCGGGCTCGGCGACCGACTCGTCACCGAGGACCGGGACCACATCGGGGAGGCGCTCACCCTGATCGCTGGTGTGCCGTCCCCGTTCTTCCGGGGTCGAGGCGGCTCGGTCCTGCTGTCGGCCGTCTCCGTGCTCGGTCACGCCGAGCGCGCGGCCCCGGTCGTGACCGAGGTCCTCGAGGTCCTCGACCGAGCCGACGAGATCGGCGTCGAACCCTCGTTCCCGAGCCCGATGTCACCCGCATTCCCGCGCATCTACCCTCTCGTCACGATGCTCAACAGCATCGCGGTGTCCGGGTGGGACCGCGGGGACGTCGACGCCCGGTTCGCCGAGGCGGTGGCCCTGTACGGTCGCCTCGGCACCGAGGAGCGCACGCACATGGGGCTCTACTTGCTGCTCGCCGCGCACGGAGCAGGCCGTACCGCCCTGGTTGCGCCGGACCTCGACGCCTTCATCGAGGACCTGCTCGGATCGCACCATCGCATCGATCCGGGAGCCGACTACTTCCTGTCCGGGATCTCCTACACGTACCTCGTGCAGACCGCGTTGATGACCGGGCGACGGGACCTCGTCACCGACGAGATGGTCGACCGGATGGTCCGAGCGTTCCGCTACCTCGAGAGCGATCCTGCCGGACGTGCCAACCGCCCCTACCCGTTCGCGTACGCGATGACGGCCCTGGCCGAGATCGGGCAGGTCGAGCGCTGCTTCACGGCCTCGGAGCACTACGGCGGGATCTCGGCTGTCGAATGGGTCGTGTCACGGATCTCACCTGATGGGCGAGACGAAGGCAACCGACTGTTCATGCTTGACCACGCGCTCATCAACTGGGCGCTCCGGCAACGCGGCCTCGGTGCGCCCGAGCCGCGGGCGCTGGGCGGGCGCTGGAGACTTCCATGAATGTCTGCGCGCAACGCCGACGCTGGTCTTTCGATCGTTCGACCTCGCCGGCGAGCCCGTCGGCGAACCCCTGCACTCGCTGCACCCAGCCGGCCATGGCCCCGCGCGGCGTTGCTTCCTGGTCGAGCATCATCGAGGCGTAGACGATGTTCGGCAACGAGGCCGTGTCCGTCCCAGGGGAGAGTCAGCGAGGCGTCGATCAGGGACCCTCGCCGATGCCCATGCGCTCGGGGCTTGCTCCGAGTAGACAGATCAGCGCGGGGGAACTGCAGCGTGGTCAGGAACCTGGGACGCTTCGCGGGAGGACGACGAGGGAACCGCTGCCCCGTCGCTCGCGACACCTGCGCTCGGCAGGCGGTGAGGGGAACGAATGGCCAACTCGACCACACGCAGGGGACTCATCGCCGGCGGCGTGGGAATCGGCCTCGCCGGGATCCTCGCAGCGTGCAGCGGCGGGACACCAGCGCCGACGCCGTCCCCGACGCGGACCCCCGGGGAGAGCGGCTCGGCGACGCCGGGGAGCAGTGCACCTGTGACGGGTGCCGGCCCGGACAGCTGGGACGCCCTGGCCGCGGCGACCACCGGGGCGCTGCTCCGGCCCGGCGTCCGCGGCTGGGATGCGGCACGGGTGCTGGAGAACCCACGGTTCGACGACGCGGACCCTCGCGGGATCCTCCGTGTCGCGGACACCGACGACGTCGTCGCCGGGCTCGCCTTCGCGCGGAACACGCACACCCCGGTCGCGCTGCGGTCCGGCGGGCACTCGTACACCGGGTGGTCGGCCGGTGGCGCCGCAGGGACGGAGGTCCCACGCTCGCTCGTCATCAGCACCGCGGGGCTCGACGACGTCCGGGTGTCCGGTGAGTCGGTCACGATCGGCCCCGGCGCGCGACTCGCCGACGTCTACGCCACCCTCGACCGGGCCGGTCGGGCCATCGGGGCGGGGTCCTGTCCGACCGTGGGCATCGGCGGCCTGACCCTCGGCGGCGGTGTCGGCGTGCTGGTCCGCTCGTTCGGTCTGACCTCGGACCAGCTCACCGGGGCCACCATCGTCACGGCGGACGGGACCGTGCACGAGGTCTCCGCGACCCGTGAACCGGACCTGTTCTGGGCGTGCCGCGGTGGCGGTGGAGGCACGGCCGGCGTCGTCACGTCACTGACCTTCCGGACCCAGCCCGCGCCTCCCGTCCTGCTGTTCCGGATCACCTTCCCGTGGTCCGCCGCAGCTGCGGTCGTGCGCGCGTGGCAGGACTGGGCGCCGACGGCGGACCGGCGGTTGTGGTCGACGCTGAAGCTCCTGGGCGGTGCGCGGCACACCGGAGGGCCGTCGGTCGCGGTCTCCGGCGTGTGGACCGGGCCGGAGTCCGGAGCGGACGCCTCCGTCGACGGGTTCATCGCCGCGACCGGTGTGACCCCGACACAGCACACCGCGGACGAGACGACGTACGGCGAGGCGATGCGGCGGCTCGCCGGCAAGCCCGTGCGGGTGTCCGAGGCGGCGACGTCGTCGATCGGCACCGCCGCGCTCACCGCTGCGCAGATCGCGGTCCTGGTGCAGCAGGCCGAGCGAGCCGGATCGGTGGCCGGCATGGTCGAGGGCGGTGTCTCCCTCGACGCCCTCGGCGGCGCGGTGTCCGACATCGGACGGACCGACACCCCGTTCCCGTGGCGGTCCGCGCTGTGCACGGTGCAGTACACGGCGGTCTTCGCCGACGGCACCGACCCGGCACCGTTCGACCGGTACGTGCGGGGGTTCCGGTCGGCGATGCGCCCCGCGTGGGGCAACGCCGCCTACGCGAACTACTGCGACGCGGCGATCACCGACCCGTCCGCGTACTTCGACGTGAACACCTCCCGCCTGCACCGCATCGCCGAACTGGCCGACCCGGACGGGGTGTTCGCGCAACCGCACTGGGTCTGACGTCGGATGGGCTGCACCGGGGTCGTCCGCCGCGCTGCGTGTCGACCCGCGCGGTGCTCAGCCGCGGCGGCGGAGCGTGCGACCGGGCAGGACGGTGCCGCGGAGGGAGCGGTGCTCGACCGGCCGGTCCGGGTCGTCGATGTGCCCGACGACGAGTTCGATGGCCTGCTGCCCGATCTGCTCCACGGGCTGTCGCAGCGTCGTGAGACCGATCCAGTCCGCCGAGAGCGGGAACACCCCGTCGAACCCGGTCACCGAGAGGTCCTCCGGCACGCTGATCCCCCGTCGGGCGAGGGCGTCGCAGAGGTCGAGCAGGAGCCGGTCGGTGGGGCACATCACGACGGTCGCGCCGGATCCGCGCACCGCGTGGACGACGTCCCCCGCGATCTCGTCCGGCGTCCGGGCGAAGCCTGCGCCGACGGCGATCGCCGTGCGGCCGCGTGCGGCGACCCGATCGAGCATCGCCGCGGTCCTGGCGTGCTGGGTCAGTGCGTCCCCGACGGGCACGGTCAGCACGACGACGGTCCGGTGCCCGGCATCGACCACGACGTCGGCGATGTCCGAGCCGCCTCCGACCTCGTCGCAGTACACGCTCGACAACGCCGGGTGGAGTTCCGGACGGCCCGCCACGACGGTCGCGAGGCGGGGCGCGAACTCGGCGATCTCCGTCGCGGGCATCAGACCGCTGCAGACGACCAGCCCGTCGACGCGCATCGAGACGAGGGCGGCGAGCGCTGCCTTCTCGTCCTCGACCCTGCCGACGCCGGTCGTCGTCACCATCCGGTAGCCGAGCTCGGACGCGCGACGCTCCATCACGGCGTGCAGGGCGGCGTAGACCATCGACGACGCATCGCGGACGAGCATGCCGATCGTGTGCGTCCGACCGCTGACGAGGCCGCGGGCCATCGCGTTCGCCACGTACCCGAGCTCCGCGACCGCGCGCTCGACGCGGTCGCGGGTCTGGTCGGAGAACCGGCCGGAACCGGAGAGCACGCGGGAGACCGCGGACTTCGAGACGCCGGCGTGTGCCGCCACGTCGACGATCGTCGGCTGCTGGCCCCGTCCCCGCGGTCGTCGTGCGGCGTCGGCGGTCACCGGCACACCGGGCGGGGGACGGCGTGACGGGAGGTGGAGCTGGTCTGCGTGTGGATGCGCACGCCGTCATCTTCGCAGGCCGGGCGCGCAGGCCGGGCGCGCAGACCGGGCGCGCAGACCGGGCGCGCGGGCCGTGCGCGCAGGCCGTGGGCGCGGGCCGTGCGCGCAGGTCGGGCGCGCAGACCGAGCGCACAGACCGTGCGCGCAGGCCGGGCGCTCGCGGGTCGGATGCGGGCTCGCCGTGCGCCGGCGACCCGGGTCCTCGCCCGGACACCCTCGAGGCTGAACGATCCGCACGCTCTCGTTCACCCGGTCGTGATCGGACGAGTACCGCGCGTTCACCCGGTGTGATCACACTCGACCACGGCGCGGGAACGTTCCCACATCGGGATCCGGCCGTGCAGCCCCGTCCTTCTCGGCAGGCCCCACGAACCAGGAGACAATCGACGTGAAGACCAGAGCACTCGTCGGCATCGCGATCGCGGCAACCGCCGCCGTCGTCCTGTCCGGCTGCGTCCAGAGCGCGAACGCCTCGAGCGACGACGCGAGCACGGGCACCACGAACCTCACCGTGTTCATCAGCGGCGACACCAACGTCCAGGCCCTCTGGGACGGCTCGCTCATCCCCGCGTTCGAGAAGGCCCACCCGGACGTCCATCTCTCGACGAGCATCGACCTGCACGGGCAGCACGACGCCCAGACCCAGGCGAACCTGACGACCGCGGTCAAGGCGGGCAGGACCGTGGCGTACGACCTGGTGGACGCCGGCTGGGTCGCCACCGTCGGCAAGGCCGGGCTCCTCGCCACGGTCGACGCCAGCGCGATCCCGAACCTGGGGAACGTCCCCGGGGCGACGAAGCGCCAGGGCGGCGACGCCGCGATCCCGTACCGGGCATCGAGCGTCCTGCTCGCCTACGACACGAAGAAGGTCGCCGACCCGCCGAAGACCCTGGACGCCCTGCTCGCCTGGATCGAGCAGCACCCGGGGGAGTTCGCGTACAACTCGCCGGCGTCGGGCGGTTCGGGCGGTGCGTTCGTCATGACGGTGCTGGCGAAGTACCTGTCGAGGTCGGAGCAGGCGACGATGCAGACCTCGTACGACAAGTCGCTCGAGTCGAAGTGGGACGAGGGCTTCCGGACACTGAAGGACCTCGGCCCGTCGATGTACCAGAAGGGCGTGTACCCGAACGGCAACGACCAGGTCCTGCAGCTCCTCGGCTCGGGACAGATCGCCATGGCACCGGTGTGGAGCGACCAGTTCATCACCGCGCAGAAGGCCGGCACGATCGGCAAGGACGTCGCCTTCACCCAGATCTCCGACCCGTCGTTCACGGGGAGCGCGAGCTTCCTCGGCATCCCGAAGACCGAGCCGGAGGCGAAGAAGCAGGCCGCGGAGGAACTCGCCGACTTCGTCCTGTCGTCGACGGGGCAGCAGCTCGTCGCGAGCGCCGTCTCCGGGTACCCGGTGGTCCCGCTCGACTCGCTGCCGAAGTCGGTCGCCCAGCAGTTCGCGGACGCTGACCCGTCGACGTTGCGCCTCGGGTTCCAGAGCCAGTTCGCCGCCGACGTGAAC
This genomic window contains:
- a CDS encoding extracellular solute-binding protein, which gives rise to MKTRALVGIAIAATAAVVLSGCVQSANASSDDASTGTTNLTVFISGDTNVQALWDGSLIPAFEKAHPDVHLSTSIDLHGQHDAQTQANLTTAVKAGRTVAYDLVDAGWVATVGKAGLLATVDASAIPNLGNVPGATKRQGGDAAIPYRASSVLLAYDTKKVADPPKTLDALLAWIEQHPGEFAYNSPASGGSGGAFVMTVLAKYLSRSEQATMQTSYDKSLESKWDEGFRTLKDLGPSMYQKGVYPNGNDQVLQLLGSGQIAMAPVWSDQFITAQKAGTIGKDVAFTQISDPSFTGSASFLGIPKTEPEAKKQAAEELADFVLSSTGQQLVASAVSGYPVVPLDSLPKSVAQQFADADPSTLRLGFQSQFAADVNAAWDAKVPQ
- a CDS encoding LacI family DNA-binding transcriptional regulator, whose amino-acid sequence is MAAHAGVSKSAVSRVLSGSGRFSDQTRDRVERAVAELGYVANAMARGLVSGRTHTIGMLVRDASSMVYAALHAVMERRASELGYRMVTTTGVGRVEDEKAALAALVSMRVDGLVVCSGLMPATEIAEFAPRLATVVAGRPELHPALSSVYCDEVGGGSDIADVVVDAGHRTVVVLTVPVGDALTQHARTAAMLDRVAARGRTAIAVGAGFARTPDEIAGDVVHAVRGSGATVVMCPTDRLLLDLCDALARRGISVPEDLSVTGFDGVFPLSADWIGLTTLRQPVEQIGQQAIELVVGHIDDPDRPVEHRSLRGTVLPGRTLRRRG
- a CDS encoding FAD-binding oxidoreductase — its product is MTGAGPDSWDALAAATTGALLRPGVRGWDAARVLENPRFDDADPRGILRVADTDDVVAGLAFARNTHTPVALRSGGHSYTGWSAGGAAGTEVPRSLVISTAGLDDVRVSGESVTIGPGARLADVYATLDRAGRAIGAGSCPTVGIGGLTLGGGVGVLVRSFGLTSDQLTGATIVTADGTVHEVSATREPDLFWACRGGGGGTAGVVTSLTFRTQPAPPVLLFRITFPWSAAAAVVRAWQDWAPTADRRLWSTLKLLGGARHTGGPSVAVSGVWTGPESGADASVDGFIAATGVTPTQHTADETTYGEAMRRLAGKPVRVSEAATSSIGTAALTAAQIAVLVQQAERAGSVAGMVEGGVSLDALGGAVSDIGRTDTPFPWRSALCTVQYTAVFADGTDPAPFDRYVRGFRSAMRPAWGNAAYANYCDAAITDPSAYFDVNTSRLHRIAELADPDGVFAQPHWV